One part of the Paenibacillus silvisoli genome encodes these proteins:
- a CDS encoding SDR family NAD(P)-dependent oxidoreductase, translating to MFDVKGRWALITGASRGVGYQTAMFMAKQGCNLILHSRKLEHTRKAAEEARSLGVEVYCVEAELANNDEVTAMLNEIEAKEIQVDILFNNAAVQIAYRKNYWETPVEDFEKSFQINFISVATICNRLIPKMIERGYGRVINTTSGIKNEPEQAGYAASKAALDKFTKDLASRLEGTNVMLSLTDPGWCRTDLGGQHAPNAVESVIPGIAVGAFVDDRKSGRFLHAQSFAGLSLEEAVARAESMEATPYII from the coding sequence ATGTTTGACGTCAAAGGTCGCTGGGCACTAATTACGGGTGCAAGCAGAGGTGTAGGTTATCAGACAGCCATGTTTATGGCGAAGCAAGGCTGCAACCTCATTCTGCACAGCAGAAAATTAGAACATACAAGGAAGGCAGCGGAAGAGGCAAGAAGCTTGGGGGTTGAGGTTTATTGCGTTGAGGCTGAGCTTGCCAATAACGATGAAGTGACTGCTATGCTGAATGAAATCGAAGCGAAGGAAATCCAAGTCGATATTCTATTCAATAATGCCGCGGTGCAAATTGCTTATCGAAAGAATTATTGGGAGACTCCGGTTGAAGATTTCGAGAAGAGCTTTCAAATCAATTTTATTTCCGTTGCAACGATTTGCAATCGTTTGATCCCTAAGATGATCGAGCGGGGCTACGGCCGTGTCATCAATACAACAAGCGGAATTAAAAATGAACCGGAACAGGCAGGGTATGCGGCAAGCAAGGCAGCCCTTGACAAATTCACAAAGGATTTGGCGTCAAGACTAGAAGGTACCAACGTGATGCTGAGCTTGACGGACCCGGGCTGGTGCAGAACGGATTTAGGCGGGCAGCATGCGCCTAATGCCGTGGAAAGCGTGATCCCAGGCATAGCGGTCGGCGCCTTTGTAGACGACCGGAAGAGTGGACGTTTCTTACATGCGCAGTCCTTTGCCGGATTGTCATTAGAAGAAGCTGTTGCAAGAGCGGAATCGATGGAGGCAACTCCATACATTATCTAA
- a CDS encoding aldo/keto reductase, translating to MKYRRLGKTGLKVSVVGIGTWQFGGDWGKEFTQSEVDGVLTRAKELGINLIDTAECYGPHHRSESFIGDFLRRDRREDWVVATKFGHCWHDRWNHAWSVDEIRVQLDESLRALQTDYIDLYQFHSGSDEVFNNDDLWTMLDKQAQAGKIRNLGISIGANDNIYQTAKATEVNAKAIQVVYNRIDLAAEREVFPSCIEQDLGVLARVPLASGYLSGKYKPGATFEDNVRRGHDRQEIDRKLALVEEIRETEVPEGIGMAEWALAWCLQHPAVTSVIPGCKSIEQVEANARAAELALVKPDHPAAWR from the coding sequence TTGAAATACAGACGTTTAGGAAAGACCGGGTTGAAGGTATCCGTAGTAGGTATCGGCACTTGGCAATTTGGCGGGGATTGGGGCAAAGAGTTTACGCAATCCGAGGTTGATGGCGTATTGACCCGCGCGAAAGAGCTTGGCATCAATTTGATCGATACGGCAGAGTGTTACGGTCCGCATCATCGCTCCGAATCGTTTATCGGCGATTTCTTGCGTCGGGACCGTAGAGAGGATTGGGTAGTGGCAACGAAATTTGGCCATTGCTGGCATGATCGTTGGAACCATGCTTGGAGCGTTGACGAGATTCGCGTACAATTAGATGAATCGCTGCGAGCGCTTCAAACCGATTATATCGACCTTTATCAATTTCATTCGGGCAGCGATGAGGTATTCAACAACGACGATTTATGGACGATGCTGGACAAGCAGGCGCAAGCGGGCAAAATCCGAAATCTAGGCATTTCGATCGGCGCAAACGATAATATCTACCAGACAGCGAAAGCGACCGAGGTCAACGCCAAGGCGATCCAAGTCGTATATAACCGCATTGATCTAGCCGCGGAACGCGAAGTTTTCCCATCCTGCATCGAACAAGATCTCGGCGTTCTTGCGCGCGTGCCTCTTGCGAGCGGTTATCTGAGCGGCAAGTATAAGCCTGGAGCAACCTTTGAGGATAATGTGAGAAGGGGGCACGATCGTCAAGAAATCGACAGGAAGCTGGCTCTGGTCGAGGAGATACGGGAAACGGAAGTGCCTGAAGGGATAGGGATGGCGGAATGGGCATTAGCATGGTGCCTCCAGCATCCTGCCGTCACCTCCGTCATTCCGGGATGTAAAAGCATAGAGCAGGTGGAGGCAAATGCACGCGCAGCGGAGCTTGCCCTTGTCAAGCCGGATCATCCGGCGGCATGGAGATGA
- a CDS encoding LacI family DNA-binding transcriptional regulator yields MRKSDINSAEIARLAGVSRSTVSRVINNYSNVPAPTRDKVLKVIEEYNYFPNASAQVLAGKRSRTIGLFLIGQGNVSSDVLTNMLIVSVIEHASKLDYYVLTHIIRNAKDTDVIKNVKEIFYQRRIDGGIFIGAANREPFVEELINEGFVIGVVDQELTERPEPNRIVSNFNNDSGMKQAVAYLAGLGHSRIGVINGDMNRLSGRTKYEGFKTAMRMCGLQVNPKWVLEGDFNEQSGYDSIQTVLSNESELPTALVAANDSVAFGAIRAIKEHGLRVPEDISIIGFDDHALSVNHHPPLTTIRVDFSAMLKRMTSYLIEKIEQKTLSAQEITLDCSLVVRESCRRI; encoded by the coding sequence TTGAGAAAATCAGATATCAATAGCGCAGAGATTGCTCGGCTTGCCGGGGTATCCAGAAGTACGGTAAGCCGGGTTATAAATAACTATTCAAACGTACCCGCTCCAACGCGTGACAAGGTTTTAAAAGTGATCGAAGAATATAACTATTTTCCAAATGCGTCCGCCCAGGTTCTCGCGGGGAAGCGCTCTCGGACCATTGGACTCTTTCTCATCGGGCAGGGTAACGTTTCGAGCGATGTCCTGACAAATATGCTGATCGTAAGCGTGATTGAGCACGCCTCCAAATTGGATTATTACGTCTTGACTCACATTATTCGGAATGCAAAGGATACCGATGTGATCAAGAACGTCAAGGAGATCTTCTATCAACGCAGAATCGACGGAGGTATCTTTATCGGCGCAGCGAATCGCGAGCCGTTCGTCGAAGAGTTGATTAACGAAGGCTTCGTGATTGGAGTCGTTGATCAAGAGCTGACCGAACGTCCTGAGCCCAACCGGATCGTATCCAACTTCAATAATGATTCGGGCATGAAACAAGCTGTAGCGTATTTGGCTGGGCTCGGACATAGCAGAATTGGGGTCATCAATGGCGACATGAACCGTTTATCCGGCCGCACGAAATACGAGGGCTTCAAAACGGCGATGCGAATGTGCGGTTTGCAGGTGAACCCGAAGTGGGTGCTGGAAGGCGATTTTAACGAGCAAAGCGGATACGATAGTATTCAGACGGTCCTCAGTAATGAGTCCGAACTGCCTACGGCGCTTGTAGCCGCGAATGACAGCGTAGCGTTTGGGGCAATTCGGGCCATTAAAGAACATGGACTTCGCGTACCCGAGGATATCTCCATTATCGGATTCGACGATCATGCTCTTAGCGTAAATCATCACCCGCCTTTGACGACGATACGCGTCGATTTTAGCGCCATGCTGAAGCGCATGACTTCCTATCTGATCGAAAAAATTGAACAGAAGACGTTGAGCGCGCAAGAGATCACGCTTGATTGCAGTCTGGTTGTCAGGGAGTCCTGTCGTCGCATTTAA
- a CDS encoding alpha/beta hydrolase, translating to MKHLFEAGSDSNKPTLVLFHGTGGTENSLIPLGKLISPDSSILSVRGNVLENGMPRFFRRHAEGVFDIEDLIFRTQETHEFLNHAAKEYSLDRTNFVAIGYSNGANIAGSLLFHYEHAFKGAILHHPMVPIRNKTLPALTGIPVFIGAGKNDPICSPNETEELQQLLSGSGADVHVHWENHGHQLTRTEADAAAEWFKAHFTP from the coding sequence ATGAAACATCTATTTGAAGCAGGCAGCGATTCGAATAAGCCGACCCTCGTCTTATTTCATGGAACCGGCGGGACCGAGAATAGTTTGATCCCGCTCGGAAAACTCATCTCTCCGGACTCCTCCATCTTGAGCGTCCGGGGGAATGTGCTTGAGAACGGCATGCCTCGATTCTTTCGCCGCCATGCCGAAGGCGTCTTCGATATTGAAGATCTGATCTTTCGTACGCAGGAAACTCATGAATTTCTGAACCATGCCGCCAAAGAATATTCGCTCGATAGAACTAATTTCGTAGCGATCGGATATTCGAATGGCGCAAACATTGCCGGCAGCTTGCTCTTTCACTATGAGCATGCGTTTAAAGGCGCTATCCTGCATCACCCAATGGTTCCGATTCGAAATAAAACGCTTCCTGCTCTTACGGGCATTCCCGTCTTTATCGGGGCAGGGAAGAACGATCCGATATGCAGCCCCAATGAAACCGAGGAACTGCAGCAGCTGTTATCCGGCTCCGGAGCCGACGTTCATGTGCATTGGGAAAATCACGGTCACCAACTGACCAGAACAGAAGCTGATGCCGCTGCAGAATGGTTTAAAGCGCATTTTACTCCTTAA
- a CDS encoding acyltransferase family protein has protein sequence MPEVNRRDHYFDNVKFVLIALVVIGHVLEPLYPTSESAKALYNFIYFFHIPLFVFITGYFSTNSGKLAPYLFLYIIFESLYTLLDYYLNGRSGLQFTFLLPYWVTWYLLAVVLWKIALPHFTKLRHPILIAVCLAVLSGYVSTLGYTLSALRAINFFPFFLAGYYMKREYFDYLFNRTVKIVSALIIILVLVFLFLYGQDINCEWLWGSYTYSKLGSPEWYAGIFRIGTAAVSIMLSISVLSLIPTRRTRISDFGIRTMYPFLLHGFVLKIMAHLGIYRHIGTWSDQLLLILFAVALTVILSMKGVEKVCGFMFKPNLSFLYKKSNVPISRTQNLGS, from the coding sequence ATGCCGGAGGTTAATAGGCGCGACCATTATTTCGACAATGTGAAGTTTGTCCTGATTGCGCTCGTGGTCATCGGGCATGTGCTCGAACCCCTGTATCCGACGAGCGAGTCCGCAAAGGCGCTTTACAATTTCATTTACTTCTTTCATATTCCGCTGTTTGTTTTTATTACGGGGTACTTTTCCACGAACTCGGGAAAGCTTGCCCCGTATCTCTTTCTGTATATCATCTTTGAATCGCTTTATACGCTGTTGGATTATTATTTGAACGGGCGGTCAGGTCTGCAATTTACGTTCTTGCTGCCCTACTGGGTCACTTGGTACCTGCTTGCGGTCGTTTTATGGAAAATCGCCCTGCCGCATTTTACGAAATTAAGGCATCCGATTCTGATTGCAGTCTGCCTTGCGGTACTGTCCGGCTATGTATCTACGCTGGGGTACACGCTGTCCGCGCTCAGGGCGATCAACTTCTTTCCGTTCTTCTTAGCGGGATACTATATGAAGCGGGAATACTTCGATTATCTATTCAACCGAACGGTCAAAATCGTATCTGCGCTTATCATCATTCTCGTCTTGGTCTTCCTGTTTCTCTACGGTCAGGACATCAACTGTGAATGGCTTTGGGGCAGCTACACCTATTCCAAGCTGGGCAGCCCGGAATGGTATGCGGGGATCTTTAGGATCGGGACTGCGGCCGTATCGATCATGCTGTCCATTTCCGTCCTCTCCTTAATCCCAACGAGGCGGACAAGGATCAGCGATTTCGGCATTCGGACGATGTATCCCTTCTTGCTTCATGGATTCGTTCTCAAAATAATGGCGCATCTGGGCATCTACCGGCATATCGGCACATGGTCCGATCAACTGCTTCTGATCTTGTTTGCCGTTGCGCTCACCGTAATCTTATCGATGAAGGGGGTCGAGAAGGTTTGCGGATTCATGTTCAAACCAAACTTATCTTTTCTGTACAAGAAGAGCAATGTGCCGATATCGCGGACACAGAATCTTGGTTCATAA
- a CDS encoding DoxX family protein — protein MLTMILQVLVGLFFMFTGVRIMSGKMAHEFKRFGLPPFFNFMTGFIEIVGSLGLIVGIWISITAVIAGLLLAVTMLAAAFILIVIAKDPFSKAIPSIVLCLLSVVIAFNLLV, from the coding sequence ATGCTAACTATGATTTTGCAAGTACTTGTCGGTCTGTTTTTCATGTTCACAGGGGTTCGAATTATGAGCGGCAAGATGGCGCATGAATTCAAGCGCTTCGGACTGCCGCCGTTTTTCAATTTCATGACGGGGTTTATCGAGATCGTAGGCTCGCTTGGCCTGATTGTGGGCATTTGGATCTCAATAACAGCGGTGATAGCCGGACTATTATTAGCCGTAACGATGCTTGCAGCGGCCTTCATTCTTATTGTCATAGCCAAGGATCCATTTTCGAAGGCAATCCCGTCGATCGTGCTATGCCTGCTGTCGGTCGTCATCGCCTTTAATTTGCTAGTATGA
- a CDS encoding SDR family oxidoreductase yields the protein MKALFIGGTGTISSAITKQLAEEGYDLYLLNRGNRNEGFPANVTILQADINDEENVSQLIRDLSFDVVADFIAFHPAQLERDFRLFHGKTKQFIFISSASAYQKPLSDYRITESTPLSNPYWEYSRNKIACEDFLMKKYREEGFPITIVRPSHTYDERSIPLGVHGRNGSWQVAKRMLENKPVIIHGDGTSLWTMTHNSDFAKGFIGLMGNIHAIGESVHITSDETVTWNQIYEAIADALGVKLQAVHVSSEFLAACSNQDFRGGLIGDKANSVVFDNSKLKRLVPGFTATIRFDQGIKRTVDYILTHPEHQKEDQEFDIWCDKVIHALQKAAASLSE from the coding sequence ATGAAAGCATTATTTATTGGAGGTACGGGAACGATCAGTTCGGCAATCACCAAGCAGCTAGCGGAGGAAGGGTATGATCTCTATCTCCTGAATAGAGGCAATCGTAACGAGGGCTTTCCGGCTAACGTAACTATTCTTCAAGCGGATATCAACGACGAAGAAAACGTATCGCAGCTGATCCGTGACCTGAGCTTTGATGTCGTGGCCGATTTTATCGCTTTTCATCCCGCGCAACTGGAAAGAGACTTCCGTTTGTTCCACGGTAAAACGAAGCAGTTTATTTTTATAAGCTCCGCTTCCGCTTACCAAAAGCCGCTATCGGATTATCGCATAACCGAAAGCACGCCGCTTTCGAATCCCTATTGGGAATATTCCAGAAACAAGATCGCCTGCGAAGATTTCCTGATGAAGAAATACCGCGAAGAAGGATTCCCCATTACGATCGTTAGGCCTAGCCACACCTATGATGAACGTTCCATACCGCTTGGCGTGCACGGAAGAAACGGAAGTTGGCAGGTAGCCAAACGCATGCTGGAAAACAAGCCCGTCATTATTCATGGAGACGGAACTTCCCTCTGGACGATGACGCACAATAGCGATTTCGCAAAAGGCTTTATCGGTTTAATGGGCAATATTCATGCAATCGGGGAATCCGTTCACATTACGTCTGATGAAACGGTCACTTGGAATCAAATTTACGAAGCAATAGCCGATGCTCTTGGGGTAAAGCTTCAAGCGGTCCATGTTTCATCGGAGTTTTTGGCAGCCTGCAGCAACCAGGATTTTAGAGGCGGGTTGATTGGAGATAAGGCGAATTCCGTTGTTTTCGATAATTCTAAGCTGAAGCGACTCGTTCCCGGCTTTACGGCAACCATACGCTTTGACCAAGGGATTAAGCGCACGGTGGATTACATATTAACCCATCCTGAGCACCAGAAGGAAGATCAGGAATTCGATATTTGGTGCGATAAGGTCATTCATGCGTTGCAAAAAGCAGCTGCATCCCTGTCGGAATAA
- a CDS encoding MarR family winged helix-turn-helix transcriptional regulator — protein sequence MELFDFTGFQIHRTDVKMNNYFTKQLKPFDITPDQWGILCVLDGDKATTQKELAEAIDRDQTTVVRMIHSLEKKEIVQRFVHETDKRSHNLYLTDKGIELKSKVLPVVIAAHHYATRYLSKEEINELKAILEKLYAAVNDE from the coding sequence ATGGAACTATTTGATTTTACGGGATTTCAGATTCATCGCACGGATGTGAAGATGAACAATTATTTTACGAAGCAATTAAAGCCGTTCGACATCACGCCGGATCAATGGGGCATTCTTTGCGTACTGGACGGCGATAAGGCAACGACTCAAAAAGAGCTTGCGGAAGCCATAGACCGGGATCAGACCACGGTTGTTCGCATGATTCATTCTTTGGAGAAGAAGGAAATCGTGCAGCGCTTCGTTCATGAGACGGATAAACGTTCCCACAATCTATACCTCACGGACAAAGGCATCGAGCTTAAATCGAAGGTGCTTCCCGTCGTTATCGCGGCGCATCATTATGCGACCAGATACTTGAGCAAGGAGGAAATCAATGAACTGAAAGCCATTCTCGAGAAGTTGTACGCAGCCGTTAACGATGAGTGA
- a CDS encoding sugar phosphate isomerase/epimerase family protein: MRLGGQVFLEDKNPESWANAIKDAGFRATTCPIGGDVNMAELEDYMKAAKKCDIFISEVGAWSNPISRNEDVRHKAIDYCIQRLELAERIGAQCCLNIAGSRGEQWDGPDPENFSNETFELIVETTRKIIDAVKPERTVFALEMMPWVYPDSADSYLSLIKAIDRKGFGVHFDPVNIISSPRIYYRNGDMIRGFFAKLGPYIRNCHAKDILLKGQLTVHLDEVIPGQGNLDYRTFLTELNKLHPDTTLIIEHLSTNEEYRQAADYIRQTASELHIPL, encoded by the coding sequence ATGCGGCTTGGCGGTCAGGTCTTTCTTGAGGACAAAAATCCGGAGAGCTGGGCGAATGCGATCAAAGATGCGGGTTTTCGCGCAACAACCTGCCCCATCGGCGGGGATGTAAATATGGCCGAACTTGAAGATTATATGAAAGCGGCTAAAAAGTGCGATATCTTCATCTCCGAGGTTGGTGCCTGGAGCAACCCGATCAGCCGAAACGAAGACGTAAGACATAAAGCCATAGACTATTGCATCCAAAGATTGGAACTCGCCGAGCGGATTGGCGCCCAATGCTGTCTCAATATTGCAGGATCGCGAGGCGAGCAATGGGATGGGCCGGATCCGGAAAACTTCAGCAACGAGACGTTTGAATTAATCGTGGAGACGACGCGTAAAATCATCGATGCCGTTAAGCCGGAGCGCACGGTATTCGCGTTGGAAATGATGCCGTGGGTTTATCCGGATTCCGCGGATTCTTACCTCTCCTTGATCAAGGCAATCGACCGAAAAGGCTTCGGCGTACACTTCGACCCGGTGAATATCATTAGCAGCCCTCGTATTTATTACCGGAACGGCGACATGATACGCGGCTTTTTCGCAAAGCTCGGTCCCTATATCCGCAACTGTCACGCAAAGGACATTTTACTGAAAGGTCAATTAACCGTTCATCTGGACGAGGTCATACCGGGTCAAGGTAATCTTGACTATCGGACCTTCCTCACGGAATTGAACAAGCTGCATCCGGATACCACGTTGATCATCGAGCATCTATCGACCAACGAAGAGTATCGGCAAGCTGCCGATTACATCAGGCAGACTGCCTCGGAACTTCATATTCCCTTGTGA
- a CDS encoding VOC family protein translates to MTMKTAGIHHITAFVRNVQATVDFYAGVLGLRLVKQTINFDVPNVYHLYFGNEIGAPGTVITFFPFEKGRQGKIGAGQVGWSTFAVPYGTLPFWEERLNKYEIAFTSAYRFNEALLRFTDRDGLQLELVERKEGPNSTWSFDDIPAEKAIKGLGGAVLFSTLPEETGNVLEELLGFEKVGTDQGVARYRSYGDLGNLVDILQTAMDPGHGGPGTVHHIAWRAIDDEQHEQWREAIIRRGLEATPVQNRQYFNAIYFREPGGILFEIATDPPGFMKDESLASLGQSLQLPSWYEDKRPELVKGLAPFEVRHIGEL, encoded by the coding sequence GTGACGATGAAAACAGCCGGCATCCATCATATCACAGCATTCGTTCGAAACGTGCAAGCCACCGTGGATTTTTACGCAGGCGTACTAGGCCTAAGGCTCGTGAAGCAAACCATCAACTTTGACGTTCCTAATGTATATCACTTATACTTCGGGAATGAGATCGGAGCACCGGGAACGGTGATCACCTTCTTCCCCTTTGAGAAAGGGCGTCAGGGCAAGATTGGCGCAGGCCAGGTAGGATGGAGTACCTTCGCGGTTCCATATGGCACGCTGCCATTCTGGGAAGAGCGACTAAACAAGTATGAGATTGCGTTTACTTCCGCATACAGATTCAACGAAGCCTTGCTTCGATTTACGGATCGGGATGGTCTCCAGCTTGAACTTGTGGAGCGCAAAGAAGGGCCAAACAGCACGTGGTCGTTCGACGATATTCCTGCGGAGAAAGCGATAAAAGGGCTTGGCGGCGCTGTTTTATTTAGTACACTCCCTGAAGAAACGGGGAACGTTCTGGAGGAATTACTCGGTTTCGAAAAGGTTGGGACCGATCAAGGGGTGGCCCGGTACCGTTCTTACGGGGATCTCGGTAATCTGGTGGACATACTCCAGACGGCAATGGATCCCGGTCACGGCGGCCCCGGAACCGTACATCACATCGCTTGGAGAGCCATCGATGACGAACAGCATGAACAATGGAGAGAGGCCATCATTCGAAGGGGATTGGAAGCAACCCCCGTTCAAAACAGACAGTATTTTAATGCGATCTATTTCCGAGAGCCTGGGGGAATCCTATTCGAAATCGCAACGGATCCGCCTGGTTTTATGAAAGATGAATCGCTTGCGTCATTAGGACAATCGCTGCAGTTACCGAGCTGGTATGAAGACAAGCGCCCTGAGCTCGTTAAAGGGCTGGCTCCTTTTGAGGTAAGACACATCGGTGAATTGTGA
- a CDS encoding AAA family ATPase — protein MKYNVEIKPKLIANRRSDHVIIMINGAFGSGKTTTAQALQPLIPNSMIFDPEVIGLATWNIVPNELRLLHEQTDDFQDMELWKTLTIKVAGEVKKKYQKHLIVPMTLHKEENFTYIYNGFKALDDALHHFCLIASEDTIHNRLIKRGDTAGGWSFQRTAACIEAFRKDIYKEHIRTDQLTTAEIAGLILKKL, from the coding sequence ATGAAATACAATGTAGAAATCAAGCCGAAGCTTATTGCAAACCGTAGGAGTGATCATGTGATTATTATGATAAATGGGGCTTTTGGTTCCGGTAAGACCACCACAGCCCAAGCGCTGCAACCGTTAATACCGAATAGCATGATATTTGATCCCGAAGTAATTGGACTTGCGACTTGGAACATAGTACCGAATGAACTAAGGCTCCTCCATGAACAAACGGATGATTTTCAGGACATGGAGCTTTGGAAAACCTTGACCATAAAGGTGGCAGGAGAGGTAAAGAAGAAGTATCAAAAACACTTAATCGTTCCCATGACCCTACATAAAGAAGAAAACTTCACTTACATTTACAATGGATTTAAAGCATTGGACGACGCATTGCATCATTTTTGTTTAATCGCTTCCGAGGACACCATTCATAACCGGTTAATCAAGCGCGGCGACACGGCAGGCGGATGGTCCTTCCAACGGACAGCCGCATGCATCGAAGCGTTTAGGAAGGATATTTACAAGGAGCATATTCGTACGGATCAATTAACGACGGCTGAAATTGCAGGCCTTATTTTAAAAAAACTATAA
- a CDS encoding flavin reductase family protein, with protein MLSIDPGNQSDRENYKLLIGSIVPRPIAFVTTLTDDGILNGAPFSYFSIVSSNPPMISLSVQRKTGVMKDTARNAKGRREFVVHIVDESNVKQVNETAANIPSNRSEVELAGMTPVQSDEISVPGIKESKIRMECVLEHALELGGTPDSPGTDLLIARIVKFHFADEIIENGHIDAQKLAPISRMAGNYYSKLGQLFEIERPE; from the coding sequence ATGCTATCGATCGACCCCGGGAACCAAAGCGACAGAGAAAATTATAAGCTGCTCATTGGAAGTATCGTTCCGCGGCCAATCGCTTTTGTCACTACGTTAACGGATGACGGAATTTTGAACGGAGCGCCTTTCAGTTATTTCTCCATTGTCTCCAGCAATCCGCCGATGATTTCGCTGTCGGTACAACGGAAAACCGGCGTCATGAAAGATACCGCGCGCAATGCGAAAGGCAGAAGAGAGTTTGTCGTTCATATCGTGGATGAGTCCAACGTGAAGCAAGTGAACGAAACGGCAGCGAATATCCCTTCCAATCGGAGTGAGGTTGAGCTTGCCGGAATGACTCCTGTCCAAAGCGATGAAATTAGCGTGCCTGGCATTAAGGAGTCGAAAATTAGAATGGAATGCGTCCTTGAGCATGCGCTCGAGCTAGGGGGTACGCCCGATTCGCCGGGAACGGACTTATTGATTGCTCGTATTGTGAAATTTCATTTCGCGGATGAAATTATTGAAAATGGACATATCGATGCTCAGAAGCTGGCTCCGATCAGTCGTATGGCAGGTAACTATTACAGTAAGCTTGGGCAGCTTTTTGAAATCGAACGTCCAGAATAA
- a CDS encoding MarR family winged helix-turn-helix transcriptional regulator, with translation MTNQDLSLKLFIVLSKASKVVMDRAVKDMKKHGLSETEFSVLELLYHKGKFPIQRIGEKILVTSGGMTYTIDKLEKKGYLKRVACPEDRRVTYAEITEAGQELLREIFPAHAQVIESMMEGLSMEEKQAAIALIKKIGLGAQEVKTSGLGS, from the coding sequence ATGACAAACCAGGATTTATCGTTGAAACTTTTCATCGTCCTATCCAAAGCCTCTAAAGTGGTCATGGATCGTGCCGTAAAAGATATGAAGAAACACGGACTATCTGAGACGGAATTTTCGGTATTAGAGCTGCTTTATCATAAAGGCAAGTTCCCTATTCAGCGCATCGGCGAGAAAATACTGGTCACTAGCGGGGGAATGACTTATACCATCGATAAGCTTGAGAAGAAGGGGTATTTAAAGCGCGTGGCATGCCCCGAAGACCGAAGAGTCACTTACGCAGAAATAACGGAAGCAGGTCAAGAGCTGCTGCGCGAGATTTTCCCGGCTCATGCACAAGTGATCGAATCGATGATGGAAGGCCTATCCATGGAGGAGAAACAGGCGGCCATTGCATTAATAAAAAAGATTGGGCTTGGCGCTCAGGAGGTAAAGACGAGCGGGTTGGGGTCGTAG
- a CDS encoding carbohydrate-binding domain-containing protein, translating to MPTHAGSFFNFIGASGCNSDNDDGIQGNSLVQLDGGTIGITKSEEGIEGNSILVNDGQITLYANDDGINAAQKSMAMYRSKSMPRHWPCNRTEARERRRNRRRALRSQSRRCRRCRGRN from the coding sequence CTGCCGACACATGCCGGCAGCTTTTTTAATTTTATTGGAGCATCCGGCTGCAATTCCGATAATGACGATGGAATTCAAGGCAATAGCCTGGTTCAACTTGATGGGGGCACCATCGGCATTACGAAAAGTGAAGAGGGTATCGAAGGGAACTCCATACTCGTCAATGACGGACAGATCACGTTGTACGCGAATGATGACGGTATCAACGCCGCGCAAAAGTCGATGGCAATGTATCGATCGAAGTCAATGCCGCGGCATTGGCCGTGCAATCGCACTGAGGCTAGGGAGCGAAGGCGCAACCGTAGGCGTGCACTACGCAGTCAATCGAGGCGCTGCCGAAGATGTCGTGGAAGAAATTAA